A single region of the Enterobacter cloacae complex sp. R_G8 genome encodes:
- the dld gene encoding D-lactate dehydrogenase: MSSVRTADNTTFIHELSRLVGHSHLLTDPAKTARYRKGFRSGQGDALAVVFPGTLLELWRVLSACVAADKIILMQAANTGLTEGSTPNGNDYDRDIVIISTLRLDKLHLLDKGEQVLAFPGTTLYSLEKALKPLGREPHSVIGSSCIGASVIGGICNNSGGSLVQRGPAYTEMSLYARIDENGKLTLVNHLGIDLGVTPEQILSKLDDDRVKDEDVQHDGRHAHDHDYVTRVRDIDADTPARYNADPDRLFESSGCAGKLAVFAVRLDTFPAEKKQQVFYIGTNQPDVLTEIRRHILGEFTHLPVAGEYMHRDIYDIAERYGKDTFLMIDKLGTDKMPFFFTMKGRTDAMLEKVSLFKPHFTDRFMQKLGNVFPAHLPERMKTWRDKYEHHLLLKMAGDGIAEAQTWLSEFFKTAEGDFFACTPEEGSKAFLHRFAAAGAAIRYQAVHSEEVEDILALDIALRRNDTEWFEHLPPEIDSKLVHKLYYGHFMCYVFHQDYIVKKGVDAHALKEEMLALLRERGAQYPAEHNVGHLYKAPDTLKQFYRENDPTNSMNPGIGKTTRNKYWKESVNAEQSITQASD; this comes from the coding sequence ATGTCTTCTGTTCGAACTGCCGATAACACGACTTTTATTCACGAACTGTCGCGCCTGGTTGGTCACTCTCACCTGCTTACCGACCCGGCCAAAACTGCCCGCTACCGTAAGGGCTTTCGTTCCGGACAGGGCGATGCGCTGGCGGTGGTTTTTCCCGGCACGCTGCTGGAGCTGTGGCGCGTCCTGAGCGCCTGCGTCGCCGCCGACAAGATTATTTTAATGCAGGCGGCTAACACCGGCCTGACCGAAGGCTCGACGCCGAACGGCAACGATTACGACCGTGATATCGTCATCATCAGCACCCTGCGTCTCGACAAACTCCACCTGCTGGATAAAGGCGAGCAGGTGCTGGCCTTCCCCGGCACCACGCTCTACTCGCTGGAAAAAGCGCTTAAACCTCTGGGGCGCGAACCGCATTCGGTGATTGGTTCATCCTGTATTGGCGCCTCCGTCATTGGTGGGATCTGCAATAACTCCGGCGGCTCGCTGGTGCAGCGCGGACCCGCTTATACCGAAATGTCGCTGTATGCCCGTATTGATGAAAACGGCAAGCTGACGCTGGTTAACCATCTGGGAATCGATCTGGGCGTTACCCCGGAGCAGATCCTGAGCAAGCTCGACGACGATCGCGTGAAAGATGAAGACGTGCAGCACGATGGCCGTCATGCCCACGACCACGATTACGTCACCCGCGTGCGCGATATCGACGCGGATACCCCGGCGCGTTATAACGCCGACCCGGACCGCCTGTTTGAATCCTCCGGCTGCGCGGGCAAACTGGCCGTTTTCGCGGTCCGGCTCGACACCTTCCCGGCCGAGAAAAAGCAGCAGGTGTTTTACATCGGCACCAATCAGCCTGACGTGCTGACCGAAATCCGTCGTCATATTCTGGGCGAATTCACGCACCTGCCGGTGGCGGGCGAGTATATGCACCGGGATATCTACGACATCGCCGAACGCTACGGCAAAGATACGTTCCTGATGATCGACAAGCTCGGCACCGATAAAATGCCGTTCTTCTTCACCATGAAAGGCCGCACCGACGCGATGCTGGAGAAGGTGTCGCTGTTTAAACCGCACTTCACCGACCGCTTTATGCAGAAGCTGGGGAATGTCTTCCCCGCCCACCTGCCGGAGCGCATGAAAACCTGGCGCGATAAGTATGAACATCACCTGCTGCTGAAAATGGCCGGAGACGGGATCGCCGAAGCGCAGACCTGGCTGAGCGAATTCTTTAAAACCGCCGAGGGGGATTTCTTCGCCTGTACGCCTGAGGAGGGAAGCAAAGCCTTCCTGCACCGTTTTGCCGCTGCGGGTGCCGCCATCCGTTATCAGGCCGTACACTCAGAAGAGGTAGAGGATATTCTGGCGCTGGATATTGCGCTGCGACGCAACGATACCGAGTGGTTTGAACATCTACCGCCGGAAATCGACAGCAAGCTGGTGCATAAGCTCTATTACGGCCACTTTATGTGCTACGTCTTCCACCAGGATTACATCGTTAAAAAAGGGGTCGACGCGCACGCGTTGAAAGAGGAGATGCTCGCCCTTCTTCGCGAACGTGGCGCACAATATCCTGCGGAACACAACGTCGGGCATCTTTACAAAGCCCCCGATACACTTAAGCAGTTTTATCGCGAGAATGACCCTACAAACAGTATGAATCCCGGCATTGGTAAAACAACGCGGAATAAATACTGGAAGGAGAGCGTGAACGCGGAGCAGTCCATAACGCAAGCGTCTGATTAA